The following proteins are co-located in the Methylomonas sp. 11b genome:
- a CDS encoding HEPN/Toprim-associated domain-containing protein, with the protein MGTEITLDVAGVSVTYSKNHRGIDHGSIFQEKDRKAIESNQLNYDWYRENGEDPTLSEMAFMRPLKHVAPRLELLGFNLERVRREYDAVAKGWLEERPSFQDDEPIPDLMSFAEFCKFVTSHPLDSLDDTFIMGTDSASEKMIRGRFDGMQFERIPAYRSYDNDAYSERSFFGGLVGILHPYSVLRVLAEANEDAPVVWQYGPLVEAGWATEREFVPHARRTETFLIATEGSSDVHILKHALALLRPGIADFFRFIDVSESHPFSGTGSLVKFAEGLAKIDVQNQLIFVFDNDAEGLDAHQRLSTLTMPANMRGIMLPELEEFRQFPAQGPEGLRDSDINRRAAAIECYLDLKVGDHPPAKVLWTNYKKSLDTYQGALEYKESYSKEFLKQTSVTLAEGVYDVSKIESVLDLLVAECTAIAVDQWDPNM; encoded by the coding sequence GTGGGTACAGAGATCACGCTCGATGTGGCCGGGGTATCGGTCACGTACAGCAAGAACCATCGTGGAATTGATCATGGCTCTATTTTTCAGGAAAAAGATCGAAAAGCGATAGAAAGTAACCAGCTCAACTACGATTGGTATCGAGAGAATGGTGAAGACCCAACTCTTTCCGAGATGGCTTTCATGCGTCCGCTTAAGCATGTAGCTCCGCGCCTCGAACTGCTAGGCTTCAATCTGGAACGCGTCCGCCGAGAATATGATGCCGTCGCGAAAGGCTGGCTAGAGGAGAGGCCGTCTTTTCAAGATGATGAGCCCATTCCTGACCTGATGAGCTTTGCGGAGTTTTGCAAATTTGTTACCTCACACCCGCTCGATAGTCTCGACGACACCTTTATCATGGGTACGGACAGCGCAAGCGAAAAGATGATCCGAGGCCGATTTGATGGAATGCAGTTTGAGCGAATTCCCGCCTACCGTTCTTATGACAACGACGCATATTCGGAGCGAAGCTTTTTCGGCGGGTTGGTAGGCATCCTTCACCCGTATTCGGTCCTGCGCGTCTTGGCGGAGGCGAACGAGGACGCTCCTGTTGTTTGGCAATATGGGCCGTTGGTGGAGGCTGGGTGGGCGACAGAGAGGGAGTTCGTGCCTCACGCCCGGCGAACCGAGACATTCCTGATCGCTACCGAAGGCAGCTCGGACGTCCATATCTTAAAACATGCGCTCGCGCTGCTGCGGCCTGGGATCGCGGATTTCTTTCGCTTCATCGACGTTAGCGAAAGCCATCCATTTTCGGGTACAGGCAGCCTAGTTAAGTTCGCTGAAGGGCTCGCTAAGATAGACGTCCAGAACCAGCTGATTTTCGTATTTGACAATGACGCTGAGGGGCTCGATGCCCATCAGCGTCTGTCTACGCTCACTATGCCAGCGAACATGCGTGGGATCATGTTGCCCGAACTCGAGGAATTCCGCCAATTTCCGGCGCAAGGACCCGAGGGACTCCGCGACTCGGATATAAACCGGCGCGCGGCGGCAATTGAGTGCTATCTCGACCTCAAGGTCGGCGACCACCCACCAGCCAAAGTGCTCTGGACCAACTACAAAAAAAGCTTAGACACCTATCAGGGGGCGCTCGAATACAAGGAGTCCTATAGCAAGGAGTTCTTGAAACAAACTTCTGTAACTTTGGCCGAAGGTGTGTATGACGTTAGTAAGATCGAGTCAGTACTCGATCTGCTCGTCGCTGAATGTACAGCAATAGCTGTAGATCAATGGGATCCAAATATGTAG
- a CDS encoding potassium channel family protein, giving the protein MSGISDFYQALHWANHLRADLFKSKHLGYLMLLALAATLTVGMLLFLIDVNIHSPLDGIWSAWVTMTHVGYGDVVPVSFLGRVLAAGLILLGMVLFSLFTALVSVTLIGRNKDILGSLPLGREAESNRLQGSHELILDELAQLQLRMEVLQKLLLNNAGHTKTASRTIGEAIEESV; this is encoded by the coding sequence ATGAGTGGAATAAGCGACTTTTATCAAGCGCTACATTGGGCTAATCACCTACGCGCTGATCTGTTCAAATCCAAACATCTGGGTTACCTGATGCTGCTGGCGTTGGCTGCGACCTTGACGGTCGGCATGCTGCTATTTTTGATCGACGTCAATATACATTCGCCGCTGGATGGCATTTGGTCGGCTTGGGTAACAATGACTCATGTCGGCTATGGTGATGTGGTGCCGGTATCGTTTCTCGGTCGTGTATTGGCGGCGGGATTGATTTTATTGGGTATGGTGTTATTTTCGTTGTTCACCGCACTGGTCTCGGTGACTTTAATCGGCAGAAATAAGGATATCTTGGGTAGCCTTCCGTTGGGACGCGAAGCGGAGAGCAACCGTTTACAAGGTAGCCATGAGCTGATTCTCGACGAATTGGCCCAATTGCAACTGCGCATGGAAGTCTTGCAAAAGTTATTGCTGAACAATGCCGGCCATACCAAAACGGCTAGCCGGACCATCGGCGAAGCAATTGAAGAGTCGGTATGA
- a CDS encoding potassium transporter Kup produces the protein MSADNKSQPLTGLTLSAIGVVFGDIGTSPLYAVKEVFHAGLTTDTTHILGALSLIFWSLTLVVTTKYAIFIMRADNKGEGGIMALLALALQTAKDNPQKTRFIVTTGLIGAVLFYGDSIITPAISVLSAVEGLQIIAPKLEHYVLPITFAVLGGLFLIQARGTEAVGKLFAPIMCVWFAVLAIMGLVNIVQQPEVLQAINPYYAISLLGELGWKGFLIMGSVVLAITGAEALYADMGHFGLKPIRYAWFSFVFPALLLNYFGQGALLMGHPDAIENPFYLLAPNWALYPLLILSTLATVIASQAVISGAFSLTRQAIQLGYSPRMNILHTSGDEMGQIYIPAVNWLLMASVFILVAGFKSSTALASAYGLAVTGTMITTTILAFIVISELWRWNKVTSINFLSIFLTLDILYFLANTLKIPEGGWLPLTVGVVLFLIMTTWIKGRELLARNMDEKRVMFEELEDKVQGQKLAKVPGTAIYLAKNLHGVPQVLLHNLAHNHALHEQMIVLTIVTKDEPYVDESHRIKIRAFGDEGNFYRVKMYFGFQEEQDVRRALQLCSHEGLVIDQKAASFFIGNERISFRRRSPMPKWRRALFRFLLHNASSAIEYFKIPVERVIEVGIRLEL, from the coding sequence ATGTCTGCCGACAATAAATCTCAACCATTAACCGGATTAACGCTGAGCGCGATAGGTGTCGTCTTTGGCGATATAGGCACCAGCCCCCTATACGCCGTTAAGGAAGTCTTTCATGCCGGATTAACGACGGATACCACCCATATTCTTGGCGCGCTTTCGCTGATCTTTTGGTCACTGACGCTAGTCGTCACCACCAAATACGCGATTTTCATCATGCGCGCCGACAACAAGGGCGAAGGCGGTATCATGGCTTTGCTGGCTTTGGCCCTTCAAACTGCCAAGGACAATCCGCAAAAAACCCGTTTCATCGTCACTACCGGCTTGATTGGCGCGGTGCTGTTTTATGGCGACAGCATTATCACACCGGCTATATCGGTGTTGAGCGCGGTGGAAGGGCTGCAAATCATCGCGCCAAAGCTGGAACATTACGTGTTGCCGATAACCTTTGCGGTATTGGGGGGCTTGTTTTTGATTCAAGCCAGGGGCACCGAGGCGGTCGGCAAATTGTTTGCGCCTATCATGTGTGTTTGGTTTGCGGTCTTAGCGATCATGGGCCTAGTCAATATTGTCCAGCAACCTGAAGTATTACAGGCTATCAATCCTTATTACGCGATTAGTCTATTAGGTGAATTGGGTTGGAAAGGATTTTTAATCATGGGCTCGGTGGTGTTGGCCATTACCGGTGCCGAAGCGCTGTATGCCGACATGGGCCATTTTGGTTTAAAGCCGATTCGGTATGCCTGGTTTAGTTTTGTGTTTCCTGCCCTGCTACTCAATTACTTCGGACAAGGGGCGCTGTTGATGGGCCATCCTGACGCGATTGAAAACCCGTTCTATCTGCTCGCGCCAAACTGGGCTCTTTACCCTTTGTTAATTCTGTCGACATTGGCTACGGTGATTGCCTCGCAAGCCGTTATTTCCGGGGCGTTTTCGTTGACTAGACAGGCTATCCAGTTGGGCTATTCGCCACGCATGAATATTCTGCATACCTCGGGTGACGAAATGGGCCAAATCTATATTCCAGCCGTGAACTGGTTGTTGATGGCATCGGTATTTATTCTGGTAGCCGGTTTTAAATCATCCACCGCATTGGCTTCTGCCTATGGCTTGGCGGTAACGGGCACGATGATTACTACCACGATACTGGCGTTTATCGTCATTTCGGAATTGTGGCGGTGGAATAAAGTCACCAGTATCAACTTTCTGTCAATTTTTTTGACCCTGGATATTTTATATTTCTTGGCCAACACGCTGAAAATACCCGAGGGCGGTTGGTTGCCTTTGACCGTGGGTGTCGTATTGTTCCTGATCATGACCACCTGGATTAAAGGTCGCGAGTTACTGGCCAGAAACATGGATGAAAAACGGGTGATGTTTGAAGAACTGGAAGACAAAGTTCAGGGCCAGAAGCTAGCCAAAGTGCCCGGTACCGCAATTTATTTAGCCAAAAATCTACACGGCGTACCGCAAGTGCTGCTACACAATTTGGCACACAATCATGCGCTGCATGAGCAAATGATTGTGCTGACGATAGTCACCAAAGACGAGCCGTACGTCGATGAGTCTCACCGTATCAAAATTCGCGCTTTCGGTGACGAGGGCAATTTTTATAGGGTGAAGATGTATTTCGGCTTTCAGGAAGAACAGGACGTGCGTCGCGCACTCCAGCTATGCAGCCATGAGGGACTGGTAATTGATCAAAAAGCTGCATCGTTTTTCATCGGTAACGAGAGAATATCGTTTCGCCGGAGAAGCCCCATGCCGAAATGGCGCAGGGCGCTATTTAGATTCTTGCTCCACAACGCATCCAGCGCTATCGAATATTTCAAAATTCCGGTCGAACGCGTAATTGAGGTAGGTATTCGCCTTGAGTTGTAA
- a CDS encoding restriction endonuclease encodes MTSIDFKNAFYIKLGQGGDWEAKSLPDNKLRFGWEEQTVDDINSRSWERIENQLRSAHKGPQGGATRALNGLRRIVESDETDIWITFSQNKLWWTRVEQSSPVEKDDTSKFRKVQGWSDKNASGATLFTNGLPGRLAMLQGYRWTTCAVKDEQIPLLRNLLNNTPGNLAESIRLHRLALENSLIFAIKELHWKDFETFVDLIFRNAGWLRVSILGQHEKAYDIALVEPITGDRYVVQIKSQAGLADLKKLEESFSDQDYRYIYFAVHSPAKDLESVSNIPNHIKFLSVNKLAEMAVKAGLVTWLQEKVFSVSRSFSP; translated from the coding sequence ATGACATCCATTGATTTTAAAAATGCGTTTTATATCAAGCTAGGTCAAGGCGGTGATTGGGAAGCCAAAAGTTTGCCCGACAACAAACTCAGATTCGGTTGGGAAGAACAGACAGTTGATGACATCAATTCCAGAAGCTGGGAAAGGATAGAAAATCAGCTTCGTTCTGCACATAAAGGGCCGCAAGGCGGGGCCACTCGCGCGCTAAACGGATTGCGCCGCATTGTTGAATCCGACGAGACGGATATTTGGATCACGTTTTCCCAAAACAAGCTTTGGTGGACCCGAGTCGAACAGTCTTCACCAGTGGAAAAGGACGATACTTCGAAGTTCCGAAAAGTCCAAGGCTGGAGTGATAAGAATGCGAGCGGAGCAACTCTTTTCACCAATGGTTTACCTGGTCGATTGGCAATGCTGCAAGGATACAGGTGGACAACCTGTGCTGTAAAGGATGAACAAATTCCGCTTTTGCGTAACCTTCTGAACAATACGCCGGGCAACTTGGCTGAATCAATTCGTTTACACCGGTTAGCGTTGGAGAACAGTTTGATCTTTGCCATCAAAGAATTGCATTGGAAGGATTTTGAAACATTCGTTGATTTGATTTTTCGAAACGCTGGTTGGTTGCGAGTGAGTATTTTGGGCCAACATGAGAAAGCCTATGACATTGCTCTTGTAGAGCCCATTACAGGTGACCGTTACGTTGTACAGATCAAATCACAAGCAGGATTGGCGGACTTAAAGAAACTAGAAGAAAGCTTTTCCGACCAAGACTATCGATATATTTATTTTGCGGTGCATTCGCCAGCCAAGGATCTGGAATCCGTCTCCAATATTCCGAACCATATTAAGTTTTTAAGCGTGAACAAATTGGCCGAAATGGCCGTAAAAGCCGGATTGGTGACTTGGCTGCAAGAAAAGGTTTTTTCGGTAAGCCGTTCGTTTAGCCCATAG
- a CDS encoding MarC family protein codes for MIVEVDEYIKLLAGLLSVVDPIGAIPLFISLTDHRSSEERRRIACVCALSVGAVLLFAHTAGNSWLAFFGISIPSFQIAGGIVIMLMGVSMVKASHDRSRNTPEERAESVDKESIAVVPMAIPLLSGPGAMSTVIVNHNLNPSWNYDVLAVCVIATIALIVLTCLLMAEKIAHLLGRTGMNVITRVFGLIILSIAVEFITKGLGAVFPILVKPLA; via the coding sequence ATGATTGTGGAAGTAGATGAATACATCAAATTGCTTGCGGGACTCTTGTCGGTAGTGGACCCTATCGGCGCTATCCCGCTTTTCATCAGCTTGACCGATCACCGCAGCTCTGAGGAGAGGCGACGTATCGCCTGCGTTTGTGCTTTGTCGGTTGGCGCGGTACTGCTATTTGCACACACTGCCGGCAATAGTTGGCTGGCATTTTTTGGGATCAGCATTCCGTCGTTTCAAATTGCCGGTGGCATAGTCATCATGTTAATGGGCGTTTCCATGGTCAAAGCGTCGCATGATCGATCCAGAAACACGCCGGAGGAACGGGCCGAGTCTGTCGATAAAGAGTCTATCGCGGTCGTGCCAATGGCCATTCCCTTGCTCAGTGGGCCCGGCGCAATGAGTACCGTGATCGTCAACCATAACCTAAATCCGTCCTGGAATTATGACGTCTTGGCCGTTTGCGTCATCGCCACCATAGCCTTGATCGTTCTGACATGCTTGTTAATGGCCGAGAAAATAGCCCATTTGCTGGGCAGAACCGGCATGAATGTAATTACACGGGTTTTTGGATTGATCATTTTGTCGATAGCCGTGGAGTTTATTACTAAAGGATTAGGCGCTGTTTTCCCGATATTGGTGAAACCGTTGGCGTAA
- a CDS encoding sensor histidine kinase has product MNAERPDPDQLLARVERDQAKAKRGRLKIFFGAAAGVGKTFAMLLAARERRSENLDVVIGVVETHGRKETKALLDGLEILPPRKIDYKGTVLQEFDIDAALKRRPAIILVDELAHSNAPGCRHPKRWQDIHELLEAGIDVYTALNVQHLESLNDDIGQISGIRVWETVPDTVFEEADEVELVDLPPDELLLRLKEGKVYLPQQAQEAVNHFFRKGNLIALRELSLRQTANRVDAQMLDYREDNAIREVWQVSERILVCIGPNDLAERLVRAGKRLATSLRAEWIVAYVETPQLQRMPAVKRDGILRILRLAEQLGAETVTLSAPEMSEALIRFSRERNINKIVIGKPSRRGWRRWLMGSVVDVLIAHAHNINIYLLGSPQIRGRTTELQSELSLLRKTPLPGLKQRIPTKTKKRYGGYFWAVAVTLLSTALGRLLLGHVELANLVMVYLLGVVFVATRFGRGPSILASLLGVGSFDFLFVQPYYSFSVSDSQYLITLLAMLVVGIVISNLMINVRSQAKVAAHRERRAAALYSMSKELSSIQSEDEAVRIAVKHLYSEFSSPNVILFPNSHGRVVFPRKPGIAVSLRGADLSVAQWVFDHKEIAGHGTNTLPGADAVYFPIHNEDKVLGVLALLPVNLRRVFLPEQQKLLETFLRQIGQAVARIRFSEQARSTQLQMEAERLRNSLLSAISHDLRTPLATIIGSASALVEDKGQLQPQDKLDLSRGIVDEAERMSNLVNNILDMARLEAGVLELNKQWYPLEEIIGTVLTLLHTQLLGRPVKVKLPEGIPMILADAVMIEQVLINLLENAVRYTPPGSGLEIVAEINDASVEIAVADHGPGIPKGQEERLFEKFYQTRHETAQSGVGLGLAICRAIIEVHGGRIVARNRADGGAVFIFTLPLDQTPPTVEPEE; this is encoded by the coding sequence ATGAATGCAGAACGACCCGATCCCGACCAACTCCTGGCCCGCGTCGAGCGGGATCAGGCCAAAGCTAAACGCGGCCGGTTGAAGATTTTCTTCGGCGCTGCTGCCGGCGTTGGCAAAACCTTCGCGATGTTATTGGCGGCTCGAGAGCGACGTTCCGAGAACCTAGACGTGGTTATTGGTGTCGTGGAAACCCATGGCCGGAAGGAAACCAAAGCCTTGCTGGATGGACTGGAAATTCTGCCGCCCCGGAAGATCGATTACAAAGGCACCGTTCTGCAGGAATTCGACATCGATGCCGCGCTAAAGCGCCGGCCAGCCATCATTTTGGTTGACGAGTTGGCGCACTCCAATGCGCCGGGTTGCCGGCACCCGAAACGTTGGCAGGATATACACGAACTACTAGAGGCTGGTATTGATGTCTACACAGCGCTCAATGTGCAGCATCTGGAAAGCCTGAATGACGACATCGGTCAGATTTCCGGCATACGGGTTTGGGAAACCGTGCCCGATACCGTATTTGAAGAAGCAGACGAAGTGGAACTGGTGGATTTGCCGCCGGACGAATTGTTGCTGCGCCTGAAAGAAGGCAAGGTGTATCTGCCGCAACAAGCGCAGGAAGCGGTCAATCACTTCTTTCGTAAAGGTAATCTGATTGCCTTGCGGGAGTTGTCTTTGCGGCAAACTGCCAATCGCGTTGACGCGCAGATGCTGGATTATCGCGAAGACAATGCGATACGCGAAGTATGGCAGGTCAGCGAACGCATTTTGGTTTGCATCGGCCCCAATGATTTGGCCGAGCGATTAGTGAGGGCCGGTAAGCGTTTGGCGACTAGCCTGCGTGCCGAATGGATTGTGGCGTATGTTGAAACACCGCAATTACAACGCATGCCGGCGGTGAAGCGCGACGGCATCTTGCGGATTTTACGCTTGGCCGAACAACTCGGCGCCGAAACCGTTACCCTCAGCGCACCGGAGATGAGCGAGGCGCTGATCCGTTTCTCCCGCGAGCGCAACATCAATAAAATTGTGATCGGCAAGCCGAGTCGGCGGGGCTGGCGGCGCTGGCTAATGGGTTCGGTCGTCGATGTGTTAATTGCACATGCTCACAACATCAATATTTATCTATTGGGTAGCCCTCAAATCCGGGGGCGCACCACGGAATTACAGTCCGAGTTATCCTTATTAAGAAAGACCCCTTTGCCGGGGTTAAAGCAACGCATACCGACCAAAACCAAAAAACGCTACGGCGGTTATTTCTGGGCTGTCGCGGTCACCCTATTGAGCACGGCTCTCGGCCGTTTGCTGCTCGGTCATGTTGAGTTGGCCAATCTGGTGATGGTGTATTTACTGGGCGTGGTGTTTGTGGCCACGCGTTTCGGGCGCGGACCGTCTATTCTGGCATCGTTATTGGGCGTCGGTAGTTTCGATTTTCTGTTCGTGCAGCCTTATTACAGTTTTTCCGTGTCCGACAGTCAGTACCTGATTACTTTGCTGGCCATGCTAGTGGTCGGTATCGTCATCAGCAACCTGATGATTAACGTTCGTTCGCAGGCCAAAGTAGCGGCGCATCGGGAAAGACGGGCGGCGGCGCTGTACTCGATGAGTAAAGAGTTGAGCAGCATCCAGTCGGAAGACGAGGCCGTGCGTATCGCCGTCAAACATCTGTACTCGGAATTCAGCAGTCCGAATGTGATCTTGTTTCCCAATAGTCATGGCCGGGTGGTTTTTCCCAGGAAGCCGGGTATTGCCGTGTCATTAAGAGGCGCCGATCTGAGTGTTGCCCAATGGGTATTCGACCACAAAGAAATTGCCGGGCATGGTACCAACACCTTGCCTGGCGCCGATGCGGTTTATTTTCCAATTCATAACGAAGACAAAGTGTTAGGGGTGTTGGCGCTGTTGCCGGTCAATTTGCGTCGGGTTTTTCTACCTGAGCAACAGAAACTACTGGAAACTTTTTTGCGCCAGATCGGCCAGGCGGTGGCCCGGATACGCTTTTCGGAACAGGCCCGTTCCACCCAATTGCAAATGGAAGCCGAACGCTTGCGTAACTCCCTGCTTAGCGCGATTTCCCATGATTTGCGCACCCCGTTGGCAACGATTATCGGCTCCGCCAGTGCGCTGGTGGAAGACAAGGGCCAATTACAACCGCAAGATAAATTGGATCTGAGCCGAGGCATTGTCGACGAAGCGGAACGCATGTCGAATCTGGTCAACAATATTCTGGACATGGCCAGGTTGGAAGCCGGTGTGCTGGAATTGAACAAGCAGTGGTATCCGCTCGAGGAAATCATCGGCACGGTGTTGACGCTGTTGCACACGCAACTGCTGGGCAGGCCCGTGAAAGTCAAATTGCCGGAAGGTATACCGATGATTCTGGCCGATGCGGTGATGATCGAACAGGTGCTGATCAATCTGTTGGAAAACGCTGTGCGTTATACACCGCCAGGCAGCGGCCTGGAGATTGTTGCCGAGATTAACGACGCTTCGGTGGAAATAGCGGTTGCCGATCACGGCCCCGGTATCCCCAAGGGCCAGGAAGAAAGGCTGTTCGAAAAATTTTACCAAACCCGGCATGAGACCGCGCAAAGTGGCGTAGGTCTGGGCTTGGCAATCTGTCGAGCTATCATAGAGGTGCATGGTGGCCGGATTGTGGCGCGTAACCGCGCCGACGGCGGAGCGGTATTTATTTTTACCTTGCCGCTGGATCAAACACCACCTACAGTGGAGCCGGAAGAATAA
- a CDS encoding 2OG-Fe(II) oxygenase family protein has product MLSQPIHHDTPFPFFYVNSAFSAEQCTALEDLFLLDGDWQHRDGAFYRCSLKDVTENIPAAFQAGVLARMREITGLPLTNRVLVTAQRMLPGQVIGIHSDRPLVGYEIARLVVQLNRQWQPEHGGVLELFSSPESEAVFSVNPEYNKAFGFLLHGDSYHAVTAAIQPRQTVVFNFWHAANTPELAEHVQSLFADMHFSELPAALNPLASAAESSLPEETTFHAGLAALALHRWGYDETTVIAGYRHSAGLSVCDTNAAETFSAVRLADWVACLYRDSFDLARWQILQDELEGMEIFTRLKPTWQHCLPE; this is encoded by the coding sequence TTGCTCTCACAGCCCATCCACCACGATACTCCGTTCCCGTTTTTTTATGTCAATTCCGCATTTTCTGCGGAGCAATGTACTGCGCTTGAAGATTTATTTTTGCTAGACGGAGACTGGCAGCATCGGGATGGGGCGTTTTATCGCTGCTCTCTCAAGGACGTTACTGAGAACATTCCCGCCGCTTTTCAAGCAGGAGTACTCGCTAGAATGCGCGAGATTACCGGATTACCTCTCACGAATCGCGTGTTAGTGACGGCGCAACGTATGCTGCCTGGACAAGTGATTGGCATACACAGCGACCGGCCGCTAGTCGGTTATGAGATTGCCCGACTGGTTGTGCAACTGAATAGGCAATGGCAACCCGAGCATGGCGGGGTGCTGGAATTATTCTCCTCGCCGGAGAGTGAAGCGGTTTTTAGCGTTAATCCTGAGTACAACAAAGCCTTCGGTTTTCTGCTGCACGGCGATTCATACCATGCCGTAACGGCGGCTATTCAGCCGCGACAAACCGTGGTCTTCAATTTCTGGCACGCGGCCAATACACCCGAGCTTGCCGAACACGTGCAAAGTTTGTTTGCCGACATGCATTTTTCGGAGCTGCCGGCAGCACTTAACCCTTTGGCCTCGGCTGCGGAATCGAGTCTGCCCGAGGAGACGACATTTCATGCCGGTTTGGCTGCGCTTGCGCTCCATCGCTGGGGCTATGATGAGACTACTGTTATCGCGGGCTACCGGCACAGCGCCGGTCTTTCTGTCTGTGACACCAACGCTGCCGAGACCTTTTCAGCCGTACGGCTGGCGGATTGGGTTGCGTGTTTGTATCGGGATTCGTTTGACCTGGCCCGTTGGCAAATCTTGCAAGACGAGCTTGAAGGAATGGAAATATTTACACGCCTGAAGCCTACATGGCAGCATTGTCTGCCGGAATAG
- a CDS encoding response regulator, whose protein sequence is MAKTDPVIIVIEDDPSIRRFLRTSLSTHGFNVFDADTGKRGIVEVGVRKPDLLILDLGLPDMDGVEVIKAIRAWSAVPIIILSARSSEQQKIDALDVGADDYLTKPFGFGELLARIRVALRHASRPQEQSQSDVFSTGNLKVDLLNRVVSVDDQEIHLTPIQYRLLTVLVKNAGKVLTHQQILKDVWGPSFEENAHYLRIYMSQLRQKLEADPTQPKLLLTESGVGYRLKVS, encoded by the coding sequence ATGGCTAAAACCGATCCTGTCATTATTGTCATAGAGGACGATCCCTCCATTCGGCGTTTTCTGCGCACCAGTCTCAGTACTCACGGCTTTAACGTATTTGATGCCGATACCGGCAAACGAGGTATCGTCGAGGTTGGTGTGCGCAAGCCCGACTTACTGATACTCGATCTGGGGTTGCCGGATATGGATGGTGTCGAGGTGATCAAAGCTATTCGCGCCTGGTCAGCCGTGCCCATCATCATATTGTCGGCGCGGAGCAGCGAACAGCAGAAGATCGACGCCTTGGATGTCGGGGCCGACGATTATTTGACCAAACCGTTCGGTTTTGGCGAATTGTTAGCCAGGATACGCGTGGCGCTGCGGCATGCGAGCAGGCCGCAGGAACAAAGTCAGTCTGATGTGTTCAGCACCGGCAATCTGAAAGTGGACCTACTCAATCGCGTGGTCAGTGTCGATGACCAAGAAATTCACCTCACCCCGATTCAATACCGCTTGCTAACGGTCTTGGTTAAAAATGCCGGCAAAGTCCTGACCCATCAGCAAATCCTTAAGGACGTCTGGGGGCCTTCTTTCGAGGAGAACGCCCATTATCTGCGCATCTACATGAGTCAACTCCGCCAGAAACTGGAAGCAGACCCCACCCAGCCAAAATTGTTACTGACTGAGTCCGGTGTCGGTTATCGACTGAAAGTCTCGTAA
- the dapA gene encoding 4-hydroxy-tetrahydrodipicolinate synthase — MQLLNGSVVALVTPFHGDNDQSVNREKLVELIEFHAISGTVAIVPCGTTGESPTLSDDEWETVVSTTIEAARSTSLKIIPGTGSNSTREAVRRTEQAAKLGADACLVVTPYYNRPSPEGILAHYQELDKVGLPIILYDIPSRTGVELGVELIMALCEKCPSIIGLKASNGNLDQITEIVYRSYQLDRPFSVFSGDDSLTLPILAVGGVGVISVAANVMPSVMNELVASFERRELNQSKFIAQASHGFCRALLKSGSNPAPIKAIMNHLGLNVGGCRLPLSGISNEKMAALLHELQIMTAKLTAPHIPIDDILIKGQKLP, encoded by the coding sequence ATGCAACTATTGAACGGCTCCGTTGTAGCCCTGGTTACCCCTTTTCATGGCGATAACGACCAATCCGTCAACCGGGAAAAACTTGTCGAATTAATCGAGTTCCACGCCATCAGTGGCACGGTGGCCATCGTTCCTTGCGGCACGACCGGCGAGTCGCCGACTTTGTCGGACGACGAGTGGGAAACTGTGGTGTCGACAACAATCGAAGCCGCCCGGTCTACCTCTCTCAAAATCATTCCGGGCACCGGTTCGAACAGTACCCGAGAAGCCGTGCGACGGACCGAGCAAGCCGCCAAGTTAGGTGCAGATGCTTGCCTGGTTGTCACGCCGTATTACAACCGGCCTAGCCCGGAGGGGATACTGGCGCATTATCAAGAACTGGATAAAGTGGGTCTTCCCATCATTCTTTACGATATTCCCAGCCGAACCGGTGTCGAGTTGGGCGTCGAGCTGATCATGGCGCTTTGCGAAAAATGCCCGTCTATTATCGGATTAAAAGCTTCTAATGGTAATCTCGATCAAATCACCGAAATTGTCTACCGGTCTTATCAACTTGACCGGCCTTTCTCGGTGTTTTCCGGCGACGACTCGCTGACTTTGCCGATTCTTGCGGTGGGTGGCGTGGGCGTCATTTCCGTGGCGGCCAACGTGATGCCTAGCGTGATGAACGAACTGGTCGCCAGTTTCGAGCGCCGGGAACTAAATCAATCGAAATTTATTGCGCAAGCCAGTCATGGTTTTTGCCGGGCATTGTTAAAGTCAGGGTCGAATCCCGCACCCATTAAAGCCATCATGAATCATTTGGGTCTTAATGTGGGTGGATGCCGCTTACCTTTGTCCGGCATTAGCAATGAGAAGATGGCGGCACTGTTGCACGAACTTCAGATCATGACTGCAAAACTCACTGCCCCACATATTCCCATCGATGACATCCTGATAAAAGGCCAAAAGCTACCGTGA